TCCCACATTGAAATATTTTGCTTCCATGTTATTGTATTTGCTGCCCCCTTGTAATATTGGCAAGTGTATTTTACGGTATTTGCCAAGGGACCTGCCTTTCTCCATTATTACTGCAGTATTGAAAACCCCATCCACTGTATGCTCTGCATAGGGAAACAATACTGCAGTATTTATGCTGGATGTAACGCTTAAAATATGCTGAAATAAATTATCGTTATCAGCCAATATAAATCTTTCCACGTTTTCATAATAGTTTTTAGGGAAATAGGTTGTGACACATAACTCTGGAAGGCAGAATATATCTATGCTAAGTTTTTCTGCAGCCTGGATGTATTCCATTACCTTTTGAGCATTCAATATCATGGACTCATTGCTCGGCCCTAGCTGCACACCACCAATTCGAATTTTCATCTTTTTTCAAATACCTCCGCAACCACCCTTGAGGGTCCCCCACCCTGCTCGTGCAGTTTAATTGGGAAAAACATAACATTAAAATCCTTACCCTTAAGTAAATCCATGTTTGTCAGATTCTCAATAATAAGAACCTCCCCACCTAAAAGAATCAGATGTACATCAGCACCCTGTTTTTTGTCCGGCGGGAAATCCAAGCCTACTGCCTTGATATTTTTGCTGGCTAACCACTGGGCAGCTTCATTTGATAGGTAAGGATTATTTTGATAATAATTTGCATATCCATAATTGCTTCCCCAGCCTGTGTAGATTAAGACTACTGTCTCCAATAAATCGTCATCTGTCATTGTGGAAAGACTGGATTCAGATAGTATTTGTGTTAGATTAATGGGAGTGGCTTCCTTAATTTTGTTTTCTAGATTTACTAATACACCTTGACCAATAAATCTATTTAAATCTAGTTCTTCAACCTTTTTCCCATTTTCATAGAAATGGTATGGTGTATCAACATGTGTACCGCAATGTATACTATAAAAAAGACAAGAATTTGATCTTTTGTGTGATTGATGGGTTTGAAACTCTTTAATCTCTGTCGGAGGATGTCCTGCAGGTTCACCTATGCCTGGAACCAGAGTCCTACTTAAATCTACAAAGTTTCTAAACACTTGAATTGCCTCCTTTTCACTAAAAATCTGCTAAACCGGTGTTAAAGACCACCATACATTTTTAATTGATTTACAGCCTGTATGGCATCTAAATTCATCTGTTCAATTTCCCTGCGCAGTTCCAGAAGATGCTCTCTAAACTTTTCCTCAACCTTCTTTTTATTGCCTTCCTTTAATACATCTATTAAGTCCTGGTGATTGACAATGATATTTCTGCGGCAGGCCTCAAAAAAGAATGTAACATTTCTGAAGCGCTCACATTCATCGAATAATGTAGCCAGTGTTTTTTGATAAAGAACATTGGCTGATTTCTGGATAAGAATCCAGTGAAATTCTGTACCAGCCTTGGCGGCTTCAACATATTGCTTAAGTTCCAGAGACCTTCTTTGTTTGGCCAGGGTAATTTCAAGTTTATCAAAGTCTTCTTTTGTCAGCTTCTCCACTACTTCTCCGGCTATATACCCCTCCAGAACGGCTCTTAATTCGTATACTTCCATCATGTGTGATAGATTAATATCTTTAACCACGGTGCCGGCAAAATCCTTGATTAAAAGTCCTTCAGCCAATAATCTATTAATAGATTCTCTTATGGGGGTTCTGCTGACCTCAAGCTGTTCCGCTAGATCCTGTTCAAAAATTTTTTCCCTTGGTTTCAAAACCCCTGAAATAATTTGACTCTTTATCTCATTATAAATTCTTTCACTATGAAAAGACTTTCTTTTAGGCAATTACATCACCTCAAAAAGGTTATTTTATACTACCAGCTTTATTAATTCATTTACATCAGAGACCCCTTCTATATCTTCACAGGTTTTTAAGATATCCATATACTGCTTTTCAGAATAAAATACAGAAGCCAGCTTTATAAACTTATCTATCAATTCCTCTTCTGTAACAGGGTCATCCAGGTCTCCCTTGGCTCGATCCACCCTGGTTTTAATTACACTGCCATCTGCTCCATGGCATTCAATAATGGTAACGTCATCAATGGGCCAGTTCCTATCAATAGCCTCATCAACTTTTACTTCAATTTTTGACGATAGACTTAAAATCACTGGGTCAGCTAAATGGTCATCCCAGAACTCCTCTAGCAGCAGTTGGCCCTTTACTAGCATTGCCGCAACACAGTACTGCAGACTAAACTGGGCTCCTACCATATTATTGGGTCTAATCTTTTGTTCAACTGGAGTGGCATATTCTTCAAATATTTTCCTGCTTGTATATACTATGATTTTCTCAACATTGTCTAAAAGAATATTATTGTCATCCCGCAGCCTCTTGGCAGCTGTTACTGCTGAATGAAGCACACCAGCACATCCATATGGCTTGAATTGTATATATTTTATATCCCAGTCACGTCCTAGGTCTTCCAGCCAACTATCAAGATTATAGCTGCCCTTTCCGCAGTAGGAATTGAAAAACCCATGCTTCCCTTCAAAAACACTAAGAGGGCCGGTAAATCCTTTTTCTGCAAGTTCAGCAGCCAAAATCCCATTTCTATTGGCATTTCCCACCTGCAGCCTCTTCGTCCATGCTTCATTAGTCTTAAACTCCATTGATCCAGAAGCCAGTGAACCGCATATCCCAAAGGCGTTTGCCAGCTGATCTGTACTTAGACCAAGCAGTTTTCCAGCAACTGCAGCTGCTGAAAAGGGCCCACATACAGATGACTCATGAAATCCCTTTTCCAGGTTTAAATGTCCAATTTTGATAGCCCTGCTAATTTTGCTTCCAATTTCATACCCTAAAATGATTGAAAGTAAAAAATCCTTGCCAGATACTCTCTCCCTCTCACCTAATGCTAAAGCTGCTGGAATACTTGTTACACCAGGATGATTAAGTGACCTTTTATGATTATGGTGGTCTTCAAGCTCCAGAGAATGGGCCATGGCACCATTAATTAAAGCAGCATTAAAGGCGGGCATTTTATCTCCTAAAACTATGACAGAGCTTTCCTCAACCCCTCTGGTTTTGCTAAATATTTCATATAAAATCTTACTGCTGGGTTCACTCCAGGCAGCAATAATTACACCTAGCATATCAATTAAACAAAATTTTGCTTTTTTAATGACATCAGGTGGAATGTCCTCATATTTAGCTGATACAATAAAGTCACTAATGATCTCACTGAATTTCTTGTTGTCCATAGATTCCTCCTTAAAAAAATTAATGAGCACCCAACTTTTTACCTGTTTTCTTTTCAATAATAAATGGTGAAGCTATTGCTATTACTATTAATACAAGTAAAACCACACAAATAGGCCGACCTATCATATAACTTAATAGGTTTCCATCAGATAAAAGCATGCTCTGCCTAAAGCCCTTTTCTGTCATTGGCCCTAAAATAAGTCCTAATACTACTGGGGCCGGATGAAATCCTGTGAGTCTCATTCCAAAACCAATTAAACCAAAGGCTATCATAACCCATACATCAAAAAAATTATTACCTAATGCAAATGAACCTACAACACAGAATACTACTACTAATGGTGCAAGGACTCTATTGGGGACCATTGTAACCTTTGACAAATGCTTGGCCAAGAGCATCCCCACAACACCCATTAGTAGATTGGCAAAAATAAAGCCTACAATAACTGTATAGGTTATTTGTCCATAATGAGTAAACAGCTGCCTTCCAGGAACAAGACCCTGGATCATTAATCCCCCTAATAAAACTGCTGCAGTTGCACTTCCTGGTATGCCCAGGGTAAGAAGCGGAATTAATGAGCCTCCTGTTACAGCATTATTAGCTGCCTCGGAAGCACTTACCCCTTCAATTGAACCATTGCCAAATTCCTTCTTATTTTTGGAAAATCTTTTAGCTTCATTATAGCTAACCCAAGAAGCAATATCTCCACCTGCTCCTGGAAGAATTCCAACCAGTACTCCTATAATTGATGACCTCATTATAGTTGTCTTAACCTTCTTAATCTCATTCCAGCTAGGGATATATTTCCAGTCAGAGATTGGGTTGGAGATAATTTCCTTTTGTTTGTGGGCCTTTGCTGCCAGCATCATAACCTGAGATAAAGAAAATAAGCCTATCATTGCTGGTACAAAGGCTATCCCTGAATTTAATTGTAAAAAACCAAAAGTAAACCTTGGAAATCCAGAACTTACATCCAGGCCTATTGTTCCGATTAGCAATCCCAAAGCGCCTGATATAAGCCCCTTGGCCACTGAACCTGCAGAAATGCTTCCAATGATAGTAAGACCAAATACTGCAACCAGGAAATATTCTGGAGGGCCAAATTTTAATGAAATTAATGATAAGGGAGGTGTTAAGGTAAGTAAAAAGATTCCGCTCACAACTCCACCTATTACCGAAGATACGGTAGCTACCCTTATAGCGAGACCTGCTTTGCCCTGCTTGGTAAGTTCATAACCATCAATGGCTGTGGCTGCTGAGGCAGAAGTTCCTGGAGTATGCAGCAGGATTGCAATTAATGAACCCCCATAAATGGCAGAGGTGTAAACTGAAACAAGCATCAATAATGCTGCAGATGGATCCATACCAAATGTAACTGGGATTAGTAAGGCTACCCCCATGTTTGCAGTTAAACCTGGAAGTGAACCAATAATAATACCAGCAAAAACACCTATTAAGATTGCAATTAAACTTTCCCAGGTAAAAACTTCAATTAATACTGACTGTACTGTTGGTTCCAATTATCTCACCACCTAGAATAATATTCCCTTGGGAAGCGGCACCTTTAGCTGCATAACAAACAAGAAGTAAATAAATAGTGAAATTCCCAATGTTGAAAATACATAAGCTGTTAATTTCCTGGCACCTAAAAACCACATAGCTGTAGATATAAAAATAGCTGTAGATATAAAAAATCCCAACCTTGTAATTAAAACTGCATATGCCACCGAAAATATAAAAATAATATAGGAACTGTATTTCTGGTTCCAGCTAATTTGCAGACTTTTTTCCTGTTTTTCCCTTTGTGGTTGAAAAGCTTCTTTTTTTATGAAGGAAGCTGCAATCTGATAAACTGATAGTATTAGGACAATAATTATTAAAACTTGTGGGAAAGTGTCAGCGCCCTTGGGAAAGTTCAAACTTTTATAATATAAAAAGATTGATACAAGGCAAAGGATACACAGTAGAATAATATCTGCCTTTAATCTTCTCATGTTCAATCCTCCAATATTGGAGGTTGGAAGCAATAATAATTTGCTTCCAACCTTGTTTTAGATTTAAGCAATATTTACCAACCCATTAAATCTTTAACTTTAGCTTCCCAGAATTTGATAAAATCAGTATATTCCTGTCCTTTCATGCTTATCAAGGATAATCCAAGCTCATCACATTTTTGAATATGCTCTGAATCATTTACCGCCTGCTCCAGTGCATTTGCTAGTATCTCAACGATTTCATCTGGAGTTCCAGCTGGAACAGCTAAACCTCTAGCCGCAAAGTGTACCGCGTCTATTCCCTGTTCCTTTAATGTGG
The window above is part of the Desulfitibacter alkalitolerans DSM 16504 genome. Proteins encoded here:
- a CDS encoding cyclase family protein, with the protein product MFRNFVDLSRTLVPGIGEPAGHPPTEIKEFQTHQSHKRSNSCLFYSIHCGTHVDTPYHFYENGKKVEELDLNRFIGQGVLVNLENKIKEATPINLTQILSESSLSTMTDDDLLETVVLIYTGWGSNYGYANYYQNNPYLSNEAAQWLASKNIKAVGLDFPPDKKQGADVHLILLGGEVLIIENLTNMDLLKGKDFNVMFFPIKLHEQGGGPSRVVAEVFEKR
- a CDS encoding GntR family transcriptional regulator — translated: MPKRKSFHSERIYNEIKSQIISGVLKPREKIFEQDLAEQLEVSRTPIRESINRLLAEGLLIKDFAGTVVKDINLSHMMEVYELRAVLEGYIAGEVVEKLTKEDFDKLEITLAKQRRSLELKQYVEAAKAGTEFHWILIQKSANVLYQKTLATLFDECERFRNVTFFFEACRRNIIVNHQDLIDVLKEGNKKKVEEKFREHLLELRREIEQMNLDAIQAVNQLKMYGGL
- a CDS encoding MmgE/PrpD family protein, which produces MDNKKFSEIISDFIVSAKYEDIPPDVIKKAKFCLIDMLGVIIAAWSEPSSKILYEIFSKTRGVEESSVIVLGDKMPAFNAALINGAMAHSLELEDHHNHKRSLNHPGVTSIPAALALGERERVSGKDFLLSIILGYEIGSKISRAIKIGHLNLEKGFHESSVCGPFSAAAVAGKLLGLSTDQLANAFGICGSLASGSMEFKTNEAWTKRLQVGNANRNGILAAELAEKGFTGPLSVFEGKHGFFNSYCGKGSYNLDSWLEDLGRDWDIKYIQFKPYGCAGVLHSAVTAAKRLRDDNNILLDNVEKIIVYTSRKIFEEYATPVEQKIRPNNMVGAQFSLQYCVAAMLVKGQLLLEEFWDDHLADPVILSLSSKIEVKVDEAIDRNWPIDDVTIIECHGADGSVIKTRVDRAKGDLDDPVTEEELIDKFIKLASVFYSEKQYMDILKTCEDIEGVSDVNELIKLVV
- a CDS encoding tripartite tricarboxylate transporter permease produces the protein MEPTVQSVLIEVFTWESLIAILIGVFAGIIIGSLPGLTANMGVALLIPVTFGMDPSAALLMLVSVYTSAIYGGSLIAILLHTPGTSASAATAIDGYELTKQGKAGLAIRVATVSSVIGGVVSGIFLLTLTPPLSLISLKFGPPEYFLVAVFGLTIIGSISAGSVAKGLISGALGLLIGTIGLDVSSGFPRFTFGFLQLNSGIAFVPAMIGLFSLSQVMMLAAKAHKQKEIISNPISDWKYIPSWNEIKKVKTTIMRSSIIGVLVGILPGAGGDIASWVSYNEAKRFSKNKKEFGNGSIEGVSASEAANNAVTGGSLIPLLTLGIPGSATAAVLLGGLMIQGLVPGRQLFTHYGQITYTVIVGFIFANLLMGVVGMLLAKHLSKVTMVPNRVLAPLVVVFCVVGSFALGNNFFDVWVMIAFGLIGFGMRLTGFHPAPVVLGLILGPMTEKGFRQSMLLSDGNLLSYMIGRPICVVLLVLIVIAIASPFIIEKKTGKKLGAH
- a CDS encoding tripartite tricarboxylate transporter TctB family protein, with amino-acid sequence MRRLKADIILLCILCLVSIFLYYKSLNFPKGADTFPQVLIIIVLILSVYQIAASFIKKEAFQPQREKQEKSLQISWNQKYSSYIIFIFSVAYAVLITRLGFFISTAIFISTAMWFLGARKLTAYVFSTLGISLFIYFLFVMQLKVPLPKGILF